The proteins below are encoded in one region of Saccopteryx leptura isolate mSacLep1 chromosome 1, mSacLep1_pri_phased_curated, whole genome shotgun sequence:
- the LOC136387722 gene encoding patr class I histocompatibility antigen, A-2 alpha chain-like isoform X2, with product MGSPTLFLLFSGALVLTPTWAGPHALRYFSTAVSRPGRGEPRFITVGYVDDTEISLFDSDAASRRAEPRAPWMEQPWVEQERPQFWDRETRRAKGYAQNFRVYLNTLRGYYNQSEDGSHTLQGMLGCEMDPDGRLLRGYTQYAYDGTDSLALNEDLRSWTANGAAAQITRRNWEQFDYAKHYRNYLEGECVEWLRIQLERGKETLQRADPPKTHMTHHPISDHEVTLRCWALSFYPAEITLTWQRDGQDLTQETDHVETRPAGDGTFQKWAAVAVPPGEEQSYTCHVQHEGLPEPLTLRWEPLPQDTNTTVAIIAVLVLLGAVVTGAVVGAVMWRRRRSA from the exons ATGGGGTCCCCAACCCTCTTCCTGTTGTTCTCCGGGGCTCTGGTCCTGACCCCGACTTGGGCAG gtCCTCACGCCCTGAGATATTTCAGCACCGCCGTGTCCCGGCCCGGCCGCGGGGAGCCCCGCTTCATCACCGTCGGCTACGTGGACGACACGGAGATTTCGCTATTCGACAGCGACGCCGCGAGCCGGAGGGCGGAGCCACGGGCGCCGTGGATGGAGCAGCCGTGGGTGGAGCAGGAGCGCCCGCAGTTTTGGGACCGCGAGACGCGGCGCGCCAAGGGCTACGCACAGAATTTCCGAGTGTATCTGAACACCCTGCGCGGCTACTACAACCAGAGCGAGGACG GGTCTCACACCCTCCAGGGGATGCTTGGCTGCGAAATGGACCCAGACGGGCGCCTCCTCCGCGGGTACACTCAGTACGCCTATGACGGGACCGATTCTCTGGCCCTGAACGAGGACCTGCGCTCCTGGACCGCGAACGGCGCGGCGGCTCAGATCACCCGACGCAACTGGGAGCAGTTCGATTATGCCAAGCACTACAGGAACTACCTGGAGGGGGAGTGCGTGGAGTGGCTCCGCATTCAactggaaagggggaaggagacgctgcagcgcgcag ACCCCCCAAAGACACACATGacccaccaccccatctctgaccatgaggtcaccctgaggtgctgggccctgAGTTTCTACCCTGCGGAGATCACCCTGACCTGGCAGCGTGACGGGCAGGACCTGACCCAGGAAACTGATCATGTGGAGACCAGGCCTGCGGGGGACGGGACCTTTCAGAAGTGGGCGGCCGTGGCGGtgccccctggagaggagcagagctacACGTGCCATGTGCAGCACGAGGGGCTGCCCGAGCCTCTGAccctgagatggg agccacTTCCTCAGGACACCAATACCACTGTGGCCATCATTGCTGTCCTGGTCCTCCTTGGAGCTGTGGTCACTGGAGCTGTGGTGGGagctgtgatgtggaggaggaggcgatcag CATGA